In the genome of Nocardia sp. NBC_00416, one region contains:
- a CDS encoding transglycosylase SLT domain-containing protein, with amino-acid sequence MQNHRFPTLRRRTKREALGFALATAGIVAVTASSAVSMADDSEPSRVAMVAEQQPAAAAPEAAAVAAPVAEAAPIPAPAPAPEALAPAPAPEAAPAPAPAPAPAPAYPNNLDGWIHEAMDIMAQQGIPGSYDSIKRNILRESSGDPAAINNWDSNALLGIPSKGLLQVIDPTFAAYHVPGTAFDVWNPVSNIAAACNYAFQKYGSMDNVFGAY; translated from the coding sequence ATGCAAAATCACCGTTTCCCCACCCTGCGCCGCCGCACCAAACGCGAAGCCCTGGGCTTCGCCCTCGCCACGGCCGGCATCGTCGCCGTCACCGCGTCCTCCGCGGTATCCATGGCCGACGACAGCGAACCCAGCCGGGTCGCCATGGTCGCCGAGCAGCAGCCCGCCGCCGCGGCCCCCGAAGCGGCCGCGGTAGCCGCACCGGTCGCGGAAGCCGCGCCGATCCCGGCCCCCGCCCCCGCCCCCGAGGCTCTGGCGCCCGCTCCGGCCCCGGAGGCCGCCCCGGCCCCCGCCCCCGCACCGGCGCCCGCCCCGGCCTACCCGAACAACCTGGACGGCTGGATCCACGAGGCCATGGACATCATGGCCCAGCAGGGCATCCCCGGCAGCTACGACTCGATCAAGCGCAATATCCTGCGCGAGTCCTCGGGCGACCCGGCCGCCATCAACAACTGGGACTCCAACGCACTCCTGGGCATCCCCTCCAAGGGCCTGCTCCAGGTGATCGACCCCACGTTCGCCGCCTACCACGTGCCGGGCACCGCGTTCGACGTCTGGAACCCGGTCTCCAACATCGCCGCGGCCTGCAACTACGCCTTCCAGAAGTACGGCTCCATGGACAACGTCTTCGGCGCCTACTGA